The sequence CCGAAAAAGTATCTATACTTAAATACAATGTTAACCCTTTTAAAGTTTTAATAAATTATACCGAAAATTTATTAAACTTAAAACTGGTAAAGGATATGTACAACGAAGAAGAATTAAATGAGGTTATAGAAAGGTTGAAAGATTTATTAAATCAGGAGGAAGAAATGAGACAGCAGAGGATTGAGGAAATCAAGCGTTTGATTGCTGAAGGAAAATACACCGTCCCTATTGATGAGCTTGTTGAGAAATTACTTAAAAAGTTAAAAGAAAGTCCTTAACTCTTTGTAAATGTTTGTTATTTTTTCTACTGCAGCTTCCACTTCTTTGTCTGTGTTAAAAATGCCAAAAGAAAATCTGATTGAAGATAAAGCTTGCTTGTCAGTGTATCCATAAGCCTTCAAGACATGGGAGGGGGTTGGAGTTCCAGATGAGCAAGCTGAACCTGAAGAAACAGCTATACCTTCTGTATCTAAAGCCATTATTAAACTCTGAGCGTCTATCTTTGGGAATATTATGTTTGATATGTTTGGAAGTCTTTTAACATCTTTACTTACTATTTCAATTTCTTGAATGTTTTGAGTTAGCTTTTCTTCAAAGGAGCTGTGTAGATATTTTAAGTGATTTAAGAGTTTATCTTTATTTTTATTCCAGTAGTCTACCGCTATAAAAAGTGAGTGTATCAGTTGAGGGCTTTCTGTTCCAGACCTTAAACCTCTTTCTTGACCTCCACCAAAAATGATAGGAGTTAGTTTTATACCTTCTTTTTTATACAGCATTCCTATAGATTTTGGA comes from Sulfurihydrogenibium subterraneum DSM 15120 and encodes:
- a CDS encoding flagellar biosynthesis anti-sigma factor FlgM; amino-acid sequence: MYNEEELNEVIERLKDLLNQEEEMRQQRIEEIKRLIAEGKYTVPIDELVEKLLKKLKESP